The following proteins are co-located in the Hevea brasiliensis isolate MT/VB/25A 57/8 chromosome 11, ASM3005281v1, whole genome shotgun sequence genome:
- the LOC110632235 gene encoding uncharacterized protein LOC110632235 produces the protein MVELQSCASLVNASALCSIEQEVKGEATVNIIAEISAELQREREKNAELMERISVLESQIQERDKESFIAHGQGSCLNAAERSLKKFKRQKIGAIDNESGERNASNGETVSQIKNDIKCNPPKDANVEDRLVNWMSMDETQFLLIDKLKDDDLAADCDDTDDSEEEDDCEEVDTLIDHKNGATCEISNQTDALQHQNGVDERVNLPCPGSFLGGQCETTFPPVNQEKNADRKKYSTLPDSERVNKKRDIQKQDEKGTGKTGVHETLADDPVSKQEACNNGRGNMSSIRKPPKVAFCPKEVKRMLESEVLLLKNAQSHTIRKIIVFASLGIRHGCDDMYELDFNHFSILRKGEPYVSPKDPGEHVIYENPGIRRKIFFPNRQNPTLCPVQILEEEKTMRPSDPSCPSYLFLCIKYGGRTRNLPQNEYVRQRMGRNKLKSFGPVICRMAMLVHIRSGSFFFKALGITFLFMAGFPDDLVKRETKYRNLDLLQKYYRTDEDAEGEELFLAHPMNCDTQASPGSHKSTGKSISTKLKGKKQAKSISKPLNLPRSSVHQSVPSSSAPPTQFGLMGYTKIQTQAIASFQSIPSQTPPDILNVSNQVMNSSGTNISYNNQTPYHMFPPQPANAFLPMVYWSAPNAFPPTPYASTYGYQAFPSTTNYMSLHPQPYYSNPSCSPSIPKMAERNWKNDAALVEADSDSDSNSSSTEPKQALAGCK, from the exons ATGGTGGAACTCCAATCCTGTGCTAGTTTGGTCAATGCCTCTGCTTTGTGTTCTATAGAGCAAGAAGTGAAAGGTGAGGCAACTGTGAATATCATTGCAGAGATATCAGCAGAGTTGCAAAGGGAAAGAGAGAAGAATGCAGAGCTTATGGAGAGAATATCTGTACTTGAGTCTCAAATACAAGAAAGAGATAAAGAATCCTTTATCGCTCATGGTCAA GGCAGTTGTCTCAATGCAGCAGAAAGAAGCCTCAAGAAGTTTAAAAGACAAAAAATAGGAGCAATTGACAATGAAAGTGGAGAAAGAAATGCTTCCAATGGTGAAACAGTATCACAGATAAAGAATGACATTAAATGCAATCCACCAAAAGATGCAAATGTGGAAGACCGATTGGTTAATtggatgagtatggatgagactCAATTTTTGCTTATTGATAAACTGAAAGATGATGATTTAGCTGCAGATTGTGATGATACGGATGAtagtgaagaagaagatgactgtGAAGAAGTTGATACCCTCATTGACCACAAAAATGGAGCTACTTGTGAGATTTCTAATCAAACAGATGCACTTCAGCATCAAAATGGTGTTGACGAGAGAGTAAACCTACCATGTCCAGGAAGTTTCCTTGGTGGACAGTGTGAGACGACATTTCCACCAGTAAACCAAGAAAAGAATGCAGATAGGAAGAAGTATTCCACACTGCCTGATTCTGAACGAGTTAACAAGAAGAGGGATATCCAAAAGCAAGATGAGAAAGGAACTGGAAAAACTGGAGTTCACGAGACACTGGCAGATGATCCTGTTTCTAAGCAGGAGGCTTGTAATAATGGCCGTGGAAACATGTCATCTATCAGAAAGCCTCCAAAGGTGGCCTTCTGTCCAAAGGAAGTAAAAAGGATGCTAGAGTCGGAAGTCCTTTTACTGAAAAATGCGCAGTCTCACACCATAAGGAAGATCATAGTTTTTGCATCGCTTGGTATAAGGCATGGCTGTGATGATATGTATGAATTAGACTTCAATCATTTCAGCATTCTGAGAAAAGGGGAACCTTATGTGTCTCCAAAAGATCCAGGG GAGCATGTAATCTATGAGAATCCAGGCATCCGGAGGAAAATATTTTTTCCAAATCGGCAGAACCCAACATTATGTCCTGTTCAGATACTTGAAGAAGAGAAGACTATGCGTCCATCTGATCCTAGCTGCCCATCGTATTTATTTCTGTGCATTAAGTATGGCGGAAGAACTAGAAATCTTCCCCAAAATGA ATATGTCAGGCAGCGCATGGGAAGAAACAAACTAAAATCTTTTGGGCCAGTTATATGCCGAATGGCAATGCTAGTCCATATCCGCAGTGGAAGCTTCTTTTTTAAGGCCTTGGGAATTACATTTCTGTTCATGGCTGGTTTTCCTGATGACCTGGTCAAAAGGGAAACCAAATACCGGAACTTAGATTTGCTGCAAAAGTATTACAG GACAGATGAAGATGCTGAAGGGGAGGAATTGTTTCTCGCACATCCAATGAATTGTGATACT CAGGCCAGTCCAGGTTCTCATAAGTCAACTGGGAAGTCAATTTCCACAAAATTGAAGGGCAAGAAACAAGCAAAATCCATAAGTAAGCCTCTGAATTTGCCAAGATCCTCAGTTCATCAGTCTGTACCGTCAAGCTCTGCACCACCCACCCAGTTTGGGCTTATGGGCTATACTAAAATTCAAACTCAGGCAATAGCATCATTCCAATCCATACCATCTCAAACTCCACCAGATATCTTAAATGTCTCTAACCAAGTGATGAACAGTTCTGGTACCAATATCTCTTACAACAATCAAACCCCATATCATATGTTCCCACCACAACCAGCAAATGCTTTCTTGCCTATGGTGTATTGGTCTGCACCAAATGCATTTCCTCCTACTCCTTATGCCTCTACATATGGTTACCAAGCTTTTCCATCCACTACAAACTACATGTCCTTACATCCTCAGCCTTATTACAGCAATCCCTCCTGCAGTCCTTCAATTCCTAAAATGGCAGAAAGAAATTGGAAGAATGATGCTGCCTTGGTGGAAGCTGATAGCGACTCTGATAGTAATTCTAGCAGTACAGAGCCAAAACAGGCATTGGCAGGCTGCAAATAA